One window from the genome of Pantoea cypripedii encodes:
- a CDS encoding MFS transporter, protein MPDLPATEPALTPFRLNLLILSIVMFNFASYLTIGLPLAVLPGFVHDGLGYSAFWAGLVISLQYLATLLSRPHAGRYADQWGPKKVVVLGLCGCFLSGLCILLSALTESWSILSLGLLCLGRVILGIGQSFSGTGTSLWGVARVGSLHIGRVISWNGIVTYGAMAIGAPLGVVIFRAGGLLLLSGVIIAICVLAIALALPRAPVKGSKAKPLPFRDVLGKIYGFGLILAMGSAGFGVIATFITLFYQDKGWDGAAFALTLFSAAFVGTRLLFPNAINRLGGLRVASICFAVEAVGLFLVAGSFDPWMAKVGAFFTGAGFSLVFPAIGVVAVKVVPQQNQGSALATYTAFMDLSLGITGPIAGFIMSFAGVPLVYFLTALLVCLALVCTLRMSRRQPDSPPVEIKEN, encoded by the coding sequence ATGCCTGACCTGCCTGCTACGGAACCTGCTTTAACGCCTTTCCGCCTGAATTTACTGATCCTCTCCATCGTGATGTTCAATTTTGCCAGCTATCTCACCATCGGCTTGCCGCTGGCGGTGCTGCCGGGTTTTGTCCATGACGGACTCGGTTACAGCGCCTTCTGGGCCGGGCTGGTGATTAGCCTGCAATATCTTGCCACGCTGCTGAGCCGCCCTCATGCCGGACGTTACGCCGATCAGTGGGGACCGAAAAAAGTGGTGGTGCTCGGGCTATGCGGCTGCTTCCTCAGCGGCTTGTGCATTCTGCTGTCGGCGCTGACCGAGAGCTGGTCGATACTGAGTCTCGGGCTGCTGTGCCTGGGGCGCGTGATCCTCGGTATCGGACAGAGTTTCTCCGGCACCGGCACCTCGCTGTGGGGCGTGGCGCGCGTCGGCTCGCTGCATATTGGCCGGGTCATTTCCTGGAACGGCATCGTCACCTACGGTGCGATGGCGATTGGTGCGCCGCTCGGGGTGGTGATTTTCCGCGCTGGCGGGTTGCTGCTGCTTTCCGGCGTCATCATCGCCATTTGCGTGCTGGCAATTGCGCTGGCGCTGCCGCGTGCGCCAGTGAAAGGCAGCAAAGCCAAACCGCTGCCGTTTCGTGATGTGCTGGGAAAAATTTATGGTTTTGGCCTGATTCTGGCGATGGGATCGGCAGGGTTTGGTGTGATCGCCACCTTTATCACCCTGTTTTATCAGGATAAAGGCTGGGATGGTGCTGCGTTCGCGCTGACGCTGTTCAGTGCCGCCTTTGTCGGTACGCGCCTGCTGTTTCCCAATGCCATCAATCGCCTCGGTGGCTTACGGGTGGCCAGCATCTGTTTTGCGGTAGAAGCCGTGGGGCTGTTCCTGGTGGCAGGTTCGTTCGATCCCTGGATGGCAAAAGTCGGCGCGTTTTTTACCGGCGCGGGTTTCTCGCTGGTGTTCCCGGCGATTGGCGTGGTGGCGGTAAAAGTGGTGCCGCAGCAAAATCAGGGCAGCGCGCTGGCAACCTACACGGCGTTTATGGATTTGTCGCTGGGGATCACCGGGCCTATCGCCGGTTTTATTATGAGTTTCGCCGGGGTGCCGCTGGTCTATTTCCTCACCGCGCTGCTGGTGTGTCTGGCGCTGGTGTGTACGCTGCGGATGAGCAGACGCCAGCCTGATAGTCCACCGGTGGAAATTAAAGAGAATTAA
- a CDS encoding CoA-acylating methylmalonate-semialdehyde dehydrogenase, whose translation MNIVGNFIGGQITHSASNETIPVYDPATGKVVRELTQSTSDEVAKAIEVAHAAFPEWSKTSPLRRARVMFNFKVLMEQHREELAALIVSEHGKVWSDALGELTRGIEVIEFACGIPHLIKGENSPNVGGGVDSYSLMQPVGVVAGITPFNFPAMVPLWMFPIALACGNTFILKPPALDPSASVRMAELLKEAGLPDGVFNVVHSSNEDAEQLYKDPRVAAVSFVGSSGVAEHIYKTASAHGKRVQAFGAAKNHAIVMPDADLDATVNAIMGGAFGSAGERCMALPVVVAVGEGTADKLIARLTPLIKALRVGPGIQKGAEENEMGPVVSAAHQKKVLGYIDKGEQEGAKLVVDGRNYQVPGHAEGYYVGGTLFDNVTSEMTIWREEIFGPVLSIMRSPDFSSALQLVNSHEFGNGSAIFTSNGHTAREFVQDVEAGMVGVNVPVPVPMAFHSFGGWKRSVFGALNVHGPDGVRFYTRMKTATVRWPSGQQTVSEFSMPTLG comes from the coding sequence ATGAACATCGTAGGAAACTTTATCGGCGGCCAGATTACCCACAGCGCCAGCAATGAAACCATTCCGGTGTACGATCCGGCGACTGGCAAAGTGGTGCGTGAACTGACGCAGAGCACCTCAGATGAAGTCGCTAAAGCGATTGAAGTCGCTCATGCGGCATTCCCGGAATGGTCTAAAACCTCTCCGCTGCGTCGTGCCCGCGTGATGTTCAACTTCAAAGTGCTGATGGAACAGCACCGTGAGGAACTGGCGGCATTGATCGTCTCCGAACACGGCAAAGTATGGTCCGATGCGCTGGGTGAGCTGACGCGCGGCATTGAAGTGATCGAATTTGCCTGCGGCATTCCGCATCTGATTAAAGGCGAAAACTCGCCAAATGTGGGTGGCGGCGTGGACAGCTACTCACTGATGCAGCCGGTGGGTGTGGTAGCGGGTATCACCCCGTTTAACTTCCCGGCGATGGTGCCGCTGTGGATGTTCCCGATTGCACTGGCCTGCGGTAACACCTTTATTCTCAAGCCACCGGCGCTGGACCCCTCCGCCTCGGTGCGTATGGCGGAGCTGCTGAAAGAAGCGGGCCTGCCGGATGGCGTGTTCAACGTGGTCCACTCTTCCAACGAAGATGCCGAGCAACTGTATAAAGATCCGCGTGTGGCGGCGGTGAGCTTCGTCGGTTCTTCCGGCGTGGCAGAACATATCTACAAAACTGCCAGTGCGCATGGCAAACGCGTTCAGGCGTTTGGTGCCGCAAAAAACCACGCCATCGTGATGCCGGATGCCGATCTGGATGCCACAGTGAACGCCATCATGGGCGGTGCTTTTGGTTCTGCCGGGGAGCGTTGCATGGCGCTGCCGGTAGTGGTAGCGGTGGGTGAGGGCACTGCCGACAAACTGATCGCCCGTCTGACCCCGCTGATCAAAGCGTTGCGCGTAGGACCGGGTATCCAGAAAGGTGCAGAAGAGAATGAAATGGGGCCGGTGGTTTCTGCCGCGCACCAGAAAAAAGTGCTGGGCTACATCGATAAAGGTGAGCAGGAAGGCGCGAAACTGGTGGTCGATGGTCGTAACTATCAGGTGCCGGGCCATGCAGAAGGTTACTACGTGGGCGGCACGCTGTTCGACAACGTGACCTCTGAGATGACCATCTGGCGCGAAGAGATCTTCGGACCGGTACTGAGCATCATGCGTTCCCCGGATTTCAGCAGCGCGTTGCAACTGGTGAACAGCCATGAATTCGGCAACGGCAGCGCCATCTTTACCAGCAACGGCCACACCGCGCGTGAGTTTGTGCAGGATGTGGAAGCGGGCATGGTGGGCGTTAACGTCCCGGTTCCGGTGCCGATGGCCTTCCACAGCTTCGGTGGCTGGAAGCGTTCGGTGTTTGGTGCGCTGAACGTCCACGGGCCGGATGGCGTGCGTTTCTACACCCGTATGAAAACCGCCACTGTGCGCTGGCCGAGTGGTCAGCAGACGGTCTCTGAGTTCAGCATGCCGACGCTGGGTTAA
- a CDS encoding TIM barrel protein, which translates to MAIDPTRFCINRKIAPTLSLEAFFQLVQRLGLNKVELRNDMPGGRVTDDLSVAQLRALTDKYHIEIETINALYPFNRPDDALLAKAEALLQEAQQIGAKALVMCPLNEGIAVPAEQTLAALQTLAPRFAHYGIQGLVEPLGFPVSSLRSAVQTQQLIRDAQVPFKLLLDTFHHHLYENAEQEFPQEIDVNQIGLVHLSGVEDTRPTDQLTDEERIMLSNNDVLNSVAQVKRLEMLGYKGIYAFEPFSSELEKWSAADIEREIRASIELLQA; encoded by the coding sequence ATGGCCATCGATCCAACCCGTTTCTGTATTAACCGTAAAATTGCCCCGACGCTGTCGCTGGAAGCTTTTTTCCAGCTGGTGCAGCGTCTGGGTTTAAACAAAGTGGAACTGCGTAACGATATGCCAGGCGGCAGGGTGACGGATGATCTGAGTGTGGCGCAGCTGCGCGCATTGACCGACAAATATCACATCGAAATCGAAACCATCAACGCGCTCTATCCGTTCAACCGCCCTGACGACGCGCTGCTGGCCAAAGCCGAAGCCCTGTTGCAGGAAGCTCAGCAGATTGGCGCGAAAGCGCTGGTGATGTGCCCGCTGAATGAAGGCATCGCCGTCCCAGCGGAACAGACGCTGGCGGCACTGCAAACCCTCGCCCCACGCTTTGCTCATTATGGTATCCAGGGGCTGGTGGAACCGCTCGGCTTCCCGGTCAGCTCGTTACGCTCCGCCGTGCAGACGCAGCAACTGATCCGTGATGCGCAGGTGCCGTTCAAACTGCTGCTGGATACGTTCCATCATCATCTGTACGAAAACGCGGAGCAGGAATTCCCGCAGGAGATTGATGTTAACCAGATTGGCCTGGTGCATCTGTCCGGCGTGGAAGATACGCGCCCGACGGATCAGCTCACCGATGAAGAGCGCATCATGCTGAGTAATAACGATGTGCTGAACAGTGTGGCCCAGGTGAAACGCCTCGAGATGCTGGGTTACAAAGGCATCTACGCCTTTGAACCGTTCTCGTCTGAGCTGGAGAAGTGGTCTGCCGCCGATATCGAACGTGAAATCCGCGCCAGCATTGAATTGCTGCAAGCCTGA
- a CDS encoding ABC transporter ATP-binding protein, which yields MTQPILEMRGLRIETDQGIPLVQNISLSLKPGEVLGLIGESGAGKSTIGLAALGYARAGCRIAGGEVRIAGRDIVPLSSKEKREIRGRRVAYVAQSAAAAFNPALTIGKQVCEGPIRHGLMNVAEAQAWAVTLFRALDLPEPDTIGQRYPHQLSGGQLQRAMAAMAMSCKPDLLVMDEPTTALDVTTQIEVLVMLRKLVREFNTAALYITHDLAVVAQIADRIMVLRQGCEVESGSTTDILQNPLESYTQRLVSERAHALTPVHAENVAQGQLLTLQNLSTGYNGKAVVHGVSMSLAKGETLAIIGESGSGKSTLARALCGLLGDTAGNVSFAGKVLANRYQQRDKETLRRIQMIYQLPDVALNPRQTILEAIGRPIAFYFGLDKRQVRARVEELLRLTELPLTLIDRYPAALSGGQKQRVCIARALAAQPELIICDEATSALDPLVAEEVLNLLRRLQEQLGLSYLFITHDLSTVKRIAQQVAVMYQGNVVAQGPTEQVFSAPMHSYTEKLLTSVPEMRTSWLDEVLGQRQSNAMAGAS from the coding sequence ATGACACAACCCATTCTGGAAATGCGCGGTCTGCGCATTGAAACCGACCAGGGCATTCCACTGGTACAGAACATTTCACTCAGCCTGAAACCCGGCGAAGTGCTAGGGCTGATTGGCGAATCCGGTGCCGGTAAGTCCACTATCGGCCTCGCCGCGCTGGGCTATGCCCGTGCGGGCTGCCGCATTGCCGGTGGCGAAGTGCGTATCGCCGGGCGCGATATCGTGCCGCTCTCCAGCAAAGAGAAACGCGAAATTCGCGGTCGCCGCGTGGCCTATGTGGCACAGAGTGCCGCCGCCGCGTTTAACCCGGCGCTGACCATTGGCAAGCAGGTGTGTGAAGGGCCGATTCGCCATGGCCTGATGAATGTCGCTGAAGCGCAGGCGTGGGCAGTCACCCTGTTCCGCGCGCTGGATCTGCCGGAGCCGGACACCATCGGCCAGCGCTACCCGCATCAGCTGTCGGGTGGCCAGTTGCAACGTGCGATGGCTGCCATGGCGATGTCCTGCAAACCCGATTTGCTGGTGATGGACGAACCGACCACCGCACTGGATGTCACCACGCAGATTGAAGTGCTGGTGATGCTGCGCAAACTGGTACGCGAGTTCAACACCGCCGCGCTGTACATTACCCACGATTTGGCGGTGGTGGCGCAAATTGCCGACCGCATCATGGTGCTGCGCCAGGGCTGCGAAGTGGAAAGCGGCAGTACCACAGATATTCTGCAAAACCCGCTGGAAAGCTACACCCAGCGGCTGGTCTCGGAGCGCGCCCATGCGCTGACGCCGGTCCACGCGGAAAACGTAGCCCAGGGCCAGTTGCTGACGCTGCAAAACCTCTCCACCGGTTACAACGGCAAAGCCGTAGTGCACGGCGTCTCGATGAGCCTCGCCAAAGGCGAAACGCTGGCGATTATTGGCGAGTCGGGTAGCGGCAAAAGTACCCTCGCGCGTGCGCTGTGCGGCCTGTTGGGCGATACCGCCGGTAACGTCAGCTTTGCCGGCAAAGTGCTGGCTAACCGCTATCAGCAACGCGACAAAGAAACGCTGCGTCGTATTCAGATGATTTACCAGCTGCCGGATGTGGCCCTCAATCCGCGCCAGACCATTCTGGAAGCCATTGGTCGTCCGATCGCCTTTTACTTTGGGCTGGATAAACGCCAGGTACGCGCCCGGGTGGAAGAACTGCTGCGGCTGACCGAGCTGCCGCTCACCCTGATTGATCGTTATCCCGCCGCGCTCTCTGGCGGGCAGAAACAGCGTGTCTGCATCGCGCGGGCACTGGCGGCACAGCCTGAGTTGATTATTTGCGACGAAGCGACTTCCGCCCTCGATCCGCTGGTGGCGGAAGAGGTGCTGAATCTGCTGCGCCGTTTGCAGGAGCAGCTGGGCCTGTCATATCTGTTTATCACCCACGACCTCAGCACCGTGAAACGCATCGCCCAGCAGGTGGCGGTGATGTATCAGGGCAACGTGGTGGCGCAGGGACCGACCGAGCAGGTGTTCAGCGCCCCGATGCACAGCTATACCGAAAAACTACTGACCTCGGTGCCGGAAATGCGCACATCCTGGCTGGATGAGGTGCTGGGTCAGCGTCAGTCAAATGCAATGGCAGGAGCCTCATGA
- a CDS encoding CocE/NonD family hydrolase: MKTFVTQFPHSVSVTEHIWITLKDGTRLAARMWLPLSASQQPVPAILEYIPYRKRDGTRTRDEPMHGYFAGQGYAVLRVDMRGSGESDGLLADEYLLQEQEDALEVIDWISQQSWCSGAVGMMGKSWGGFNCLQLAARRPPALKAIITVCSTDDRYNDDIHYKGGCLLNDNLWWGGIMLAYQSRPQDPQLVGDSWYQDWLNRLENMPFFPALWMDHPLKDAYWKHGSVGEDWSAIQCPVMAVGGWADSYSNAVFRLMDNLEVPRKAIIGPWAHIYPQDGTPEPAIGFLQEAVTWWDRWLKQVDNDALAGPRVQAWLNDSQRPGSQRPQAFGEWIAIDGDTDEVTKAQRWHLQPGTLAPTPLEQDSWQVICTQQNHGLFAGEWMGAGVLGESPSDQRMDDGLAESFDSAPLNESLSIYGFPQFSVKLSSDKPAAMLYVRLSDVAPDGASTRVTHGWVNLSHLQGQDKNAPLTPGETVDVQVQLDGIAWRFAAGHRLRISLATTFWPMIWPMAEMATLQVNLASAALDLPVCRQPEPIAGPNPQPATAANTPLTLLSPGRVERELRYDVVNDSWESVTHGIGGVFGEGVYRFDDIDTTVDHSLRRQLTVHNQDPLSAHYLLTQSMKIGREGWWTETDIVLEMRSDLTHFIISGEMKVQHNGEAVCTKQWDRRIKR; this comes from the coding sequence ATGAAAACCTTCGTAACGCAATTTCCCCACAGCGTCAGCGTGACGGAACATATCTGGATCACCCTGAAAGATGGCACCCGTCTGGCAGCGCGTATGTGGTTGCCACTTTCTGCCAGCCAGCAGCCGGTGCCTGCCATTCTCGAATATATCCCTTATCGCAAGCGCGATGGGACGCGCACGCGTGATGAGCCAATGCACGGCTACTTTGCCGGACAAGGCTACGCGGTGCTGCGCGTGGATATGCGCGGCAGCGGTGAGTCGGATGGCCTGCTGGCCGATGAATATCTGTTGCAGGAGCAGGAAGATGCGCTGGAAGTGATCGACTGGATCAGCCAGCAGAGCTGGTGCAGCGGCGCCGTCGGCATGATGGGCAAATCCTGGGGTGGGTTTAACTGCCTGCAACTGGCTGCCCGTCGCCCACCGGCATTGAAAGCGATCATCACCGTATGCTCCACCGACGATCGTTATAACGACGATATCCACTACAAAGGCGGCTGCCTGCTGAATGATAACCTGTGGTGGGGCGGCATTATGCTGGCCTATCAAAGCCGCCCGCAGGACCCGCAGCTGGTGGGCGATAGCTGGTATCAGGACTGGCTCAACCGGCTGGAAAATATGCCGTTCTTCCCGGCGCTGTGGATGGATCATCCGCTGAAAGATGCCTACTGGAAACACGGCTCTGTCGGTGAAGACTGGTCGGCAATTCAGTGTCCGGTGATGGCGGTAGGTGGCTGGGCTGACTCCTACAGCAACGCGGTGTTCCGCCTGATGGATAACCTTGAAGTACCGCGCAAGGCGATCATCGGTCCCTGGGCGCATATCTATCCGCAGGATGGCACGCCGGAACCGGCGATTGGTTTCCTGCAGGAAGCCGTGACCTGGTGGGATCGCTGGCTGAAGCAGGTCGATAATGACGCGCTGGCAGGGCCGCGCGTGCAGGCATGGCTGAACGACAGTCAACGCCCTGGTTCGCAGCGTCCGCAGGCGTTTGGTGAGTGGATCGCCATCGACGGGGATACCGATGAGGTGACCAAAGCACAACGCTGGCATTTACAGCCCGGCACCCTGGCCCCGACTCCGCTGGAGCAGGACAGCTGGCAGGTGATCTGTACCCAGCAAAACCACGGGCTGTTTGCCGGCGAGTGGATGGGCGCGGGCGTGCTGGGTGAAAGCCCGAGCGACCAGCGGATGGATGACGGCCTGGCGGAGAGCTTTGACAGCGCGCCGCTCAATGAAAGCCTGAGCATCTACGGATTCCCGCAGTTCAGCGTCAAACTCAGCAGCGATAAACCGGCGGCGATGCTTTATGTGCGTTTGTCCGATGTCGCGCCCGACGGTGCTTCAACCCGCGTTACCCACGGCTGGGTCAACCTCAGCCATTTGCAGGGGCAGGATAAAAACGCGCCGCTGACGCCGGGTGAAACGGTGGATGTGCAGGTGCAGCTGGACGGCATCGCCTGGCGTTTTGCTGCCGGACATCGTCTGCGTATTTCACTGGCGACCACCTTCTGGCCGATGATCTGGCCGATGGCGGAAATGGCAACGTTGCAGGTGAATCTGGCCAGTGCCGCACTCGATCTGCCGGTATGCCGCCAGCCAGAACCGATCGCCGGGCCGAACCCACAACCGGCAACCGCCGCCAATACGCCGCTGACGCTGCTGTCACCGGGGCGTGTCGAGCGTGAGCTGCGTTATGACGTGGTAAATGACAGCTGGGAAAGCGTGACCCACGGCATCGGCGGGGTGTTTGGCGAGGGCGTCTATCGTTTCGACGATATCGATACCACCGTCGATCACAGCCTGCGTCGTCAGCTGACCGTGCATAACCAGGACCCGCTTTCCGCCCATTATTTGCTAACGCAAAGCATGAAGATCGGGCGTGAAGGCTGGTGGACGGAAACCGATATCGTGCTGGAGATGCGCAGCGATCTGACGCATTTCATCATCAGCGGTGAGATGAAAGTGCAGCACAACGGCGAAGCGGTATGTACGAAGCAGTGGGACCGACGGATTAAACGTTAA
- a CDS encoding ABC transporter substrate-binding protein has product MPSLKSVKTGAISAMILTSAMMMMNDAEALTVYTAGPGSLAKSLATGFEKQTGVKVNIFQATTGKVMARLEAEQANPQADVLISASWDTAEDLQQRGWLLPYQSPNAANVPAAFKTDAYVAQGISALGIVWNTNSNTPEPKTWQDLTGPAFKDKITTPDPALSGASLDLLIGLQNGEGEKAWQLFDQLKANGMVISGPNAQAVTPVLQGAKAAVFGAVDYVTYNNIAQGEAVKVIFPENGTVVAPRPMMILKSSQHAADAKAFIDYVLSDEGQQQVAKAWLMPARTDIKAQRPLITEIKLLPVNQDGGSERAAVLKRFATLFGQ; this is encoded by the coding sequence ATGCCATCTCTCAAATCTGTTAAAACAGGAGCCATCAGCGCGATGATTTTGACCTCCGCCATGATGATGATGAACGATGCCGAAGCGCTGACGGTGTACACCGCCGGTCCTGGCTCACTGGCGAAAAGCCTCGCCACCGGGTTTGAAAAACAGACCGGGGTTAAGGTGAATATCTTCCAGGCCACCACCGGCAAAGTGATGGCGCGTCTGGAAGCGGAACAGGCTAACCCGCAGGCGGATGTGCTGATTTCTGCCTCCTGGGACACCGCTGAAGACCTGCAACAGCGTGGCTGGCTGCTGCCGTATCAAAGCCCGAACGCCGCGAACGTACCGGCAGCATTTAAAACCGATGCTTACGTCGCACAGGGTATCTCCGCGCTCGGCATTGTGTGGAACACCAACAGCAACACGCCAGAACCGAAAACCTGGCAGGACCTCACCGGTCCGGCGTTCAAAGACAAAATCACCACCCCCGATCCGGCGCTGTCGGGTGCCTCGCTCGATCTGCTGATTGGTTTGCAGAATGGCGAAGGCGAGAAAGCCTGGCAGCTGTTTGATCAACTGAAAGCCAATGGCATGGTGATCAGCGGCCCGAACGCGCAGGCGGTGACGCCGGTGTTGCAGGGGGCGAAAGCGGCGGTGTTTGGCGCGGTGGATTACGTGACTTACAACAACATCGCCCAGGGTGAAGCGGTTAAGGTGATTTTCCCGGAAAACGGTACCGTGGTGGCCCCGCGTCCGATGATGATCCTGAAAAGCAGCCAGCATGCCGCCGATGCCAAAGCCTTTATCGATTATGTGCTGTCGGATGAAGGTCAGCAGCAGGTGGCAAAAGCCTGGCTGATGCCTGCCCGTACCGATATCAAAGCGCAACGTCCGTTAATCACCGAGATCAAACTGTTGCCGGTGAATCAGGACGGCGGCAGCGAACGTGCGGCGGTGCTGAAGCGCTTTGCCACCTTGTTTGGGCAATAA
- a CDS encoding ABC transporter ATP-binding protein, which translates to MTRVAQPIELKSLCWSAGNLTILHDLSLTIPAGQTLALLGPSGCGKSTLLKLLAGLLQPSAGEIWIGGQCVASARHCAAPEARNLGMVFQDYALWPHMSVVQNVAFPLRMRGVKKTAARQQAEAALEQVGLAGFGDRKPAMLSGGQQQRVALARALVAKPAILLFDEPLSNLDRDLRETLAQTMAQLLRAAGITAVYVTHDREEANTLADRIIHLAQGQIVSVTDLSGETNAISQIC; encoded by the coding sequence ATGACGCGTGTCGCGCAACCTATCGAACTGAAAAGTCTCTGCTGGTCAGCGGGTAACCTGACCATTCTGCACGATCTCTCCCTGACCATTCCCGCCGGACAAACGCTGGCGCTGCTCGGCCCCTCCGGCTGTGGCAAAAGCACGCTGCTGAAACTGCTGGCGGGCCTGCTGCAACCCTCGGCGGGCGAAATCTGGATTGGCGGCCAGTGCGTGGCGTCGGCGCGCCACTGCGCTGCACCGGAAGCACGTAACCTCGGCATGGTGTTCCAGGATTACGCGCTCTGGCCGCATATGAGCGTGGTGCAGAACGTGGCCTTTCCTCTGCGGATGCGTGGCGTGAAGAAAACGGCGGCACGGCAACAGGCGGAAGCCGCACTGGAGCAGGTTGGCCTCGCCGGGTTTGGCGATCGTAAACCCGCCATGCTGTCGGGCGGTCAGCAACAACGTGTGGCGTTAGCCCGCGCGCTGGTGGCGAAACCGGCGATTCTGCTGTTTGACGAACCCTTATCCAATCTTGATCGCGATCTGCGCGAAACCCTCGCGCAGACCATGGCGCAGCTGCTGCGCGCTGCTGGTATCACCGCCGTTTACGTAACGCATGACCGCGAAGAAGCCAACACCCTGGCCGACCGCATTATCCATCTGGCGCAGGGCCAGATTGTTTCAGTGACTGACCTCTCAGGGGAAACCAATGCCATCTCTCAAATCTGTTAA
- the iolB gene encoding 5-deoxy-glucuronate isomerase, translating into MSLLAKAQQPDSNGRIQHVTPESAGWGYVGFDAYLLKKGQTLKLSSADKELCLVLVAGFASVKTRHAEFPNLGKRLSPFERIPPYSVYVPHNDEVEVYADSDLELAVCNAPSQGNLPARLIAPEDVGVEHRGKGRNQRLVHNILPDNKPADSLLVVEVYTDEGATSSYPSHKHDQKDSPDETYLEETYYHRFDPEPGFAMQRVYTDDRTLDECMAPYNRDVVTVPRGYHPVATLAGYDNYYLNVMAGPVRLWKFTWEKDHAWVNSDKYPRT; encoded by the coding sequence ATGTCACTACTTGCGAAAGCGCAGCAGCCAGACAGCAATGGCCGTATTCAGCATGTCACACCGGAAAGTGCCGGTTGGGGATACGTGGGCTTTGATGCTTATTTGCTGAAGAAAGGACAAACTCTGAAGTTGAGCAGCGCTGATAAAGAGCTGTGTCTGGTACTGGTGGCGGGCTTTGCCTCGGTGAAAACCCGTCATGCGGAGTTCCCGAATCTGGGTAAGCGTCTGTCACCCTTCGAGCGCATTCCGCCTTATTCGGTGTATGTGCCGCATAACGACGAGGTGGAGGTCTACGCTGATAGCGATCTGGAGCTGGCGGTGTGTAATGCTCCCAGCCAGGGCAACCTGCCAGCGCGCCTGATTGCGCCGGAAGATGTCGGGGTTGAGCATCGTGGTAAGGGACGTAACCAGCGTCTGGTGCATAACATTCTGCCGGACAATAAACCGGCAGATAGCCTGCTGGTGGTGGAAGTTTACACCGACGAAGGGGCGACCAGTTCTTATCCGAGCCACAAGCACGATCAGAAAGACAGCCCGGACGAAACCTATCTGGAAGAAACCTATTATCACCGTTTCGATCCGGAGCCAGGTTTTGCCATGCAGCGCGTGTACACCGACGACCGCACGCTGGATGAATGCATGGCACCGTATAACCGCGATGTGGTCACCGTGCCGCGTGGCTACCATCCGGTGGCGACACTGGCGGGATATGACAACTATTATCTCAACGTGATGGCGGGGCCGGTGCGTTTGTGGAAATTTACCTGGGAGAAAGATCACGCCTGGGTGAATAGCGATAAGTATCCGCGTACCTGA